CAAAACCTGGAGACAACTAACACTAATCCCTTTAGTTCAGCTGTCTTTGCACGTAGATGCACACAAAGTGTTAAAACTCTTCAGGTCTGATGTGTAACAACATGTCTGGATGTTTGGCTTGGCAGATTCTCAGAACCCCGCGCAGGACCTACAGCGCCCAGTTTGACCCGTCCAAAGACGTCCACATAAGAGTTTATACCATCCTGAATGGAGAGTGTACCAACAACACGATGATCATGAGCAAAAACTGCACTGAGATGATTCTGAAACCTCCCAGCACAGGTCAGCTGCTAAATGCTGTGCTTTGCAGACGCACTGACACACCTTGAATTTGATCACAGACATTATAACTTGACTGCATTTCATTGTGAATGTATGTAATAGGCCAAAATATATTGGTGCATAATTAGGAAGTGgaagtaaaaacttttttagcAGATATAAACACAATGGAACAATTTGAGACAGATTCGAAATGCTGTGGTGGAAAATGGATGCCTTCAACACAACATTCCCACCGTTTCACATGCCGCATGACGGTCGCATGTAGAACATGCAAGAAGCGTGTAAAACATGCGACCGTCATGTGGCATGTGAAACATGAAGTGGGGCTGCAGTAGAGTccgggaagctggtcagagttgatagAAGTCAAATATTAGGTTGGActcttttgcaaaacaaaattagcaaaataatAGTGACTCCCAGTGGGTGAATACTAATATTCTGCACtgttttgtgatttcttttttcatttccttttttaaaaattgaaatccATGCATCAATTTCCAATTAACTTCACAATGATGATACTTTATTGTTGAtttctcacataaaatccaaaggTATTTCTGGCTGTAAGTTTTAAGAAAcatttgctgtgtgtgttttttatcgTTGTGTTTAGGACTTTTGGGTACAGAAGCCAAAGCGTTTATTTGCGTGTACCATAATATGGAGAATCTGGAGTGCAGCTGGACACGCGGCCTGAAGACACCACCCAGCGCACTGCAGAACCTCTATGTCTGGTACGTAACCTGCTTAAATAAGACAGCTTTTTGGCTGGATGCTAGCTTGCTCACAAATAATTGCTTTTGTTGCGAATGCTTTGTAGCTAGCGGTTCTCGCTAGTGAAAAACGACTGCATACTGCATACGAACGTTTTGGAAACTTTCTGAATGTGACTCATCTGTCATGCCCCACAAGTTCTTCCACTTTCACTCCTTAATTTTCCCACCTTACACCTCAATACTTGTCTTGTAAATCACTGCAGGTAAATGTTGTGTACTTTGGCTGCaactcttttgttttattagtcaTAAACCTTATGTCCTGGATGAatggattgttttgtttgtttttctcccaggCATCGGTCCCTGGATCAAGCAGTTGAATGCCCCAGCTACATTTTGTCAGGTGGAGTCCGGAAGGGCTGCAACTTCCCAGGAAAATCTCTTCCTGAATTCACTGACATCTACTTCTGTGTAAACGGCTCCTCCCGTGAAGGGCCCCTGAAGGCAACATTCTTCTCCCTGCAGATTCAAAACCAGGGTGTGTACATGACAGCTGCTACAGCAAAATATCACTCTGTCATAAAGACAGAGTGATATTTTGactctgtcattgtttttgggggttttttcttcttcttctaaacCAGATCAGGTTTTCCCTCCTTTCTCCTTTGGTGATATGTTGTTGCTTTTGCAGTGAAGGTTACAACTCCAGATAAGCTGCATCTGCAGACGAGTTCTGACACGGAGTTGGAGTTTCACTGGGAGAATCCCACTGGGAGGCTTCCTGCACACTGCCTGGAGTGGGAAGTGAGACACCATCATGTGGGCGCTGACGGAAAAATATCTTTGGTATGGTTGATCAGATATGAACCTTCTGATAAGACTCACTGCATCAGCTTATATGTTCTTTCAGGAAATCCTGTTGAAAGATTCGGCATTAGAGCCCTGAAATCTCATGTCTCATGTTTTGAGGAATTTCCAAAGCTTGAGccacttttaaatgtttaaatcacaTCAGATACTTGTTCTTAAGCTcttaaaatgacactttttcGTATTACTTCCTTCCCCTTGTgtcattcatttcttttataaaacGACTACTTGTTTTCCTGTGTGACAGAACCACATTCACACCGAGAAGCCCCGCCTGACTCTGCCTTTCAGCAACAGCAGTAGGAGAAACTGCTTCAAGGTTCGGTCCAGACTGAACTCTTATTGTGTGGACCAAAGCTTCTGGAGTGACTGGAGCCATGAAACTTGCCATCCAGGTTAGTGATTCTAAAATCTGTGCACCCCTGCATGAAAACctatttagataaataaaaataccgACAAtcttttgaaatgtaatttgttttacGCTTTAAGTTTATTGAGCTACTGTTAAATGATCCAGACAGATGGAGTCAGTCTGAGGTACTAAAATTGAGAAATTGCCTTTTGATGTAATAAGCTGCAACAGACGCACCTGATGCTGTGCATGAAAATTGTTGTGCATAAAAATGGCAAGATGGACGACTACCAAAGTtgtgctgcagattttttattaaatgaaagtgTAAAATACTCCTCTAAACAGTTAGATTTACTGCTCTGCAGCGATGAAAATATAAGCATTTTAAATCCATgggaaacatttatgttttctggAAATAAGCCATTAAACTTTGAATGGTTGCTACCAGAGTGGGTTGATCTCAGAAAGTCCTAATGACGCTGTAAACCATATTTACCCTAAAATGATTTAGGCTtcagcataaatataattttcccTTCTTAACCTACATTTACCAAATCTGCCAAATATCTGGATTGGCTTCTTTGGGGTGATTCTTTTTataataaatcagaaatttgCTTCAGCTGCTTGAATGCGATCTGTTTTGGATTTAACCGTTTGTGGCTACATGGGGCAATGCAGCAAAATTCTGTGTGAAGCGCCtgaatttgagttttaattGTTCCTTAATTCCTCTACGATCAGACAACATGTGGCTGTAAGGTTTCAGATTATTGTGGTTGTGTGATGTAATCCAGCATGTTACATGAACCTTTCTTAcagcgccacctgcaggtggtTCTCTCTTTCACTGGATCAAAATCTTGGATTTCCAAAACTATTGAAATTAATATATTACACTGTTATCACGCTGATTTGCTTTTAggattttgtggattttgttacttattaacatgtgtttttaatcaaatattaaaatcaagTATCTCTTTGTAACAAACCTGGTTTTATTTGCTCTTGTTCTAGATGTGGATAGCAGAGAAACCACTCTGGGACCAGAAATGAATTCTGTGTCGATTTACATCTACATCGCTGTCGTCATCATCGTCGTCCTGgtggtgtgtctgtgtgtgtgggcagCAGTCAACATGTGagtttaaacacacacacacacacatgtgatTTCAGGGCTTTGCAAAAAGATTGACAATATTaataagcacaaacaacagctTGCTCATGTTTATTAAAGGTTCTTAACTCTTTATTCCTCTTACTTTCTGGTGAGTTTACATGTTTTAACTCAAAGTGAAGCGTTATCCTTTGCTGTTGTTTTctaacatgatttatttgtttgtttttcattctttcccTGTCGGTTTTTGGGTTATAATATCTACCAGGTTTATGTCTAGACTAAAATTTGTGCCCGTTGTTGGAGCAAAATACGCTCAGTCTAATTGAATGGAAAACATCTGTAAACATCATTCTGTCAGAGATTCTCTATGTCAGctagctctggactttgactgggtcattctaacAATGTGCTTTGTCTTGACAGGTTTATAGTTAAGCACAGTGCAAAACTTGATCCATTAAGATGTCCAAAACACATTATATTGTTATTATAACCTAGTGATCTTTAATAATAATTGGTTGGAAACTGACTGAGCACAGATGCCACATCATCCACATTGTTATTTCTGAAAGATTTAGAAAGTCTtacatcattttctgtttgcttcacAATTGTGTGCACTAGTTGTTCTTGgtaactgaaatgaaaaaccCTGCGAAATAAGTTGAAGTTTGCAGCGAATAAATGTTGAAGGAGGATCGTTACTTTTGCAGGGCaacagaatataaaataaactaaagacCAAACTGTACTTTCATAACAGGAGGAAATCTGGACCACAGAAGAAAGTGGACTCTCTGCTTCCCAAGCTGCTTACCAACAACTTGACTCAGAGAGTTTCAAAGATCTACAGCGGCAACAAAATCTGCACTGAtgttgtcatttaaaaacatttcggaactcgtcttttttttgttttgttcattgttATTGTTGCACTTCTACTTAAGTCTGACGCTGCCTGTCCAGATAAGTAAATTGCTGTACTGCTCTGTACAGTGTGTTAGTTACAAAACTGTCTAGCattcaacaaatatgttaaacagAACTAGGAAGCTACTTTAGAGACAATAAATCAAGAGTTTTCGGTTTattgtgtacttttttttgccaaagctCTTGCTGGAGGATTAAACAGGCTGYAGTWACTTAACCAGGATGTTTTATAGTTTGCCAAATCTCTTGCCAGGTGATTTACTTAACAGAAGTTCCTACATTGTTGTGTATTGTATATACAtgtacatttatgtattttatcatgttatttACTTGTTTAATATGGGCCTCAAACCTTGCCAGAAACCTgataaaacaagtattttttttatgtaacaaaaaacaaaaaaataaatgtgatggCTAAAGTGTTCAGAATGTATTTTTAACCGTCTCTGTTGCACACTTTGAACCAGAGACGTTTTTAATCACCAGCCTAGTATTTCTAATGCAACTGAAAGTGTAACATGACCAGAAGAAATGAGTGTGTCAGTGTTTTAATGCCACAGACTTTGCCATTTTTGGGGAATTGACCCCAACAGGAMTTTTTTCGTGGTTGCTTTATTCCAACACAAGCGAACGTGATTGGTGCCTTGACAGTAAGAGTGAAAAATCACCACACTCCCTCCTggtttcatttgaattttaatgcTACTTTATGGCTCTAATaacctgaaaatgtaaatagaaGTATAGATTAAATGAATGTATGCCTTCATATTCACAATTMATCTTGGTTTGTTGCATAATCAAATTGTGGGGATGAATTGTTTGTTTCTATGTTTATCAATTTAGCACTTAAACAAGGGGTTTTTATTTATGCTCCTATGCTACCTTTTATTGAGAGACAATTTAAGGatggttttttttcatgtttgttttatSTCRGACATATCAGTGATTTTcagatgtgaaacattttagattttgttcgACAAATAAAGTTGAGTTAAATATATATCTGCTTTTGTGAAGCTTGGAAGAGATTTGTATATATTGCTTTTTGTAacctatttttaataaagtattatGAATAAACAATATATATGGTATTTCTTAAAGTGTTAAGTTTTGATTCTTAACTTAATACATGTAACAAATGCAAAAGAAGTGCAGAACTTCTGATGGATAACATCTGCTAAACGTTACACCATCTTGCCTGACTGACACTCGTCTCTCCCAGGATCTCTTGAAGACAAAACGTTGACAATAGAGCAAGCAAGATGTCTGAGTCTAAAATGATAAAGCAAAAGAAAGTAGCTCAGCAAAGTAATTAAACAACGCATGATTAAACCCAACTGTGGCTAGGATGGCAACGGATCCAAAAAAGTAGGgaacacttaaaacaaaaagtaaagacAGTATGCAAAACAAACCAGGTTGACAAAATATGCATATTCAAACATAAAGAGTGCAAAGATTCAAAGTATAAAAATCACATAATGCCAAGACAAAGTACTAAAGTACAAAGTACAATCCCGTTCCTTCTGAGACAGTTCCTTGGAAGGAGGGCCAGGTACAAAAGCACAAATGAGTAGTTTGGGGTTGAAGCCTCGGCGAGGCACGGACTGCAGGAGGGCGACCTGAAGGCAGCAGGAGCCAACGTCAGAGAGCAACAGGAACCTCAGGAACTGGTAGTGAAACACGAGAGGTCGGCTGGAGATCAGGAGGGACAAAACACCGGAGCTGAGAAAGTTGGgtgaaaatgtgtgcttttgagaagaaaataaaataaaaaaagcaatggaATGCTGGTGTGAAGCTTTTCTCGGAACAGTAATTTCACGACTCAGTTGTAGCAATCAACAGGAACGCATGTTTCAATttccacagaaaatgtttgaggcCAAGATAAAATTTAAACTCTCtatttcctctttcttcactttctgcagagagaaactCAATATTGATTCATTTTGAACAGTACGTGCAGGAAACCTAATGAATTCTTgtgcatgtaaataaaaactgctatagtaatttttaactcttttatttttaactgtataATTGGCATAATTCTTATTCTGTAAAGGCAACCATAGACTAGAGAATTAATTACTGTAATTATTGCCAATGTGGATAAAACATGTACTGGGTAACAGTAAGTTGTGTGTGGGCTAATAAATATATTGAGAACATGGCAGTGGTAAATTAGGACCTTCAGAGATACATAAATAATATCAGACGAGAATCCTCCCTTCTTCTGATAAGCCTGGCAGGAGGGATGCATTTCTCCTTGACAAGGAGCCAAACTCTGCTGctgaagcaaaacagaaattcCAGAGAAAATGTAGACTGGAGAGTTAATGAACTGAGAATATCTTTCAGCAGTCGGCATGGCTGCATGACgaagaaaaccaaaataaacaagaaCACTCCACACTTTTAGTGGAAGAggaatattcagttttttatacaaaaaaatctcagctACTTTCCCAGGCTGCTGTAATTTTGCTTAATTATATTACATTGTACAACTATGCAGATCAAGAAAGCCAGATAATTTGTTGCTTTGAGGTTTATATATGACAAAAAAGGCTTACAGAATAGGTTGTCAGAAAATTTTGGCTTTAATTTTAATTGCgtcttaaaataatatttcaaactaattCCAACTAACTTTGATTAAATCTGATCTGATTTTTATATCATCACACATTTGTTCATTATTTtgtccttgattttttttctttttgtcagatTTGAATATCTTACAAAGATAACCGaagtaaaataagaaattgaagaaaagaagaggaagagtcGTCGACATCAGACTCAAAAGTGATACAAGACTTTGAGACTCCAGTGAATCATGGTGAGAGATTTTATCTAAAAATGGTGGACAATGATGCCCAGCTCTTTCATCTACACTCTGAGTGAATGTTTGCTGCTGATGTATATTTCTGACCACGttataatatatataacatTATAATAAGGTAAATTTGTTCCAGGGGCTGTGTATAAAGGGCGACATCTGCTGGCCAGAARTCAGTATTGCACTTCTGTTTCTCGAAGGGAAAtttgaattatgtaaaattaaaatgcaWCACGTGCGCAATAATATTTCATGATCTAACTCAgaataatatacatttaaactggtaaaacattttcaaaaaggaTTAATTGGTcaaaagaaaatagagaaatctatttctgttttgtttgctaATCATAWAAAGATGCCTTCCTAAGATTTATTAGGAGCATTTTAAGCAATCTATAATGggttagttttattaaaaatggattTGTAACTTACTCaccaattcaattcaattaaaaaaagactttattgaTTGTAAAGGGAACTTTGGAATCAATAAagtcatattaattcaaattcttcaaaaagGCTTTGTAGATCGTTACGGCTTTTGGAAGGACAGATCTTTtgcagcagtctgtattacagtgaatctggagaggcctctgactgaagacactgttttcCCAAGATAAATATAATCCAAAATTGTTCCGTTTTACCGGTGTGTTCATATTAGTTGGTAGAAATCATAAAGTTGCAGACTTTAAAGTAACCGTCTCAAACCACAGACGGGTTTGAGACGGTGAATGTCTTTCAACGTTTAAACGCTTCAAGAAACTTCAGTAATTAGTCTTTAGCTGTATGCTGTCGAGGTAGTTGATTCTGATATGTTGGATYAAGGACACATCGCCCTTGAGGAATAAAGATTAAGACACAAGtttcaattaaattaacttaaaatctTTTACAATACCTTTTGAAActtgttcatattttaatgcttttattaggattttgtgtcaaatgttaaataaactCCAGGGAATCACATAAGTTTAACTGGCTGGTATAATAAGGATACATTAGATGATTCACTGGAAGATTAATGGAGACACAGTGGAGTAAATAAGGGTTTTCTGCTTCCTGATTTCCTGCTTTTTAGTTACGTTTTTCAGGGTGAGtagagagaaaacaagaaaacatgttgTGAAGACAGGGTTTTAGTTAAACAtagaaagataaaacatttaataacttTCTTAAGGAAACAGATTATTCAGGAATATAGATTAAGGATCTGGATTAAAGAGAGACATCTTGGATTCACAAAGTCTCCATGGTTGTTTAGAGGGCAAGAAAGGATCTTATTTAAACTCTAACAAGTTTATTAAAGCCACTGGAACTTTATGTGGACTTGGCTTATTTTAAACTCAGCTTGAGTTTTTCAAACATGTTCACTAATTTGTTTGGTAAGGATGAATATGTGGAAAAGTACCACATTCCCTTGTTMAATATGGTGGAACATTTGCTCTTTTCCAAATGTCCAGGGAACCTCAGTGATCATGACTTCTCTGAAATACTTAGAGATTACAAAAGACTGTAATGATTCGAGAGGATGGTCCTGTACGCATCCATCTCAAATACATGTCCAGCACAAACCTGCTTGCTACATtatactctctctctctctctctctctctctctctctctctctctctctctctctctctctctcgttgaGAAAATAACCATCTGGCTGTAGGTTGACCACAGCTCTATGTTTGATCCAGCATTCATTGACATCCTCAAGGTCAGCCATGGCAGCTGACTGCTTCCCACATCGGTGTTGTCAGGTTCACACAGCCCTTTTCTTCTGATCTCTGCTTAGGCATGGATTTATTTATGGGCTTAGATAAATGGTAATAAGWGTTTGTGGATAAGAATTGTGCTCACGCTGCGGTTCGTCTTATCTAGATGCTGTAATACAAAGTGGAATATTATGCAAGATATTCAGATAATTTTATTACACCTCAAGAGATAACACAAGTTACTTGAGTGCAGGATTTGTACCATTCACAGCCCCCAGTAAAAACACATGTAGGTTAAACGGGACCCTGCGGGCTGCAGAGTGGCGATAGTAGAAGAGAAGCAAGTAAAGTTATTTGGGTTAATGTGTAATTTTGGCGGAGCCAGTCTTGATAATAGATTGGTAGGAGGGTAATGTACAGCCCAGGTGTTGCTGCTCAGTCAGTTCATCAGTCTCACAGCTCGCTGGCTCTCATCTGCACAAGATGAGCGTCTTCATGAGGATCAGCAGCGCTRGACGACTGCAGGTCTGATCTTTAGATTTCGtgcttgttttcagaaaatcttATGCTTGGGTAAAGCAATGATTTTGTTTCTCCTCAGGTGACGGCGTGTCAGAGCCGATGTGTCTCTGACCCCCGGGTTCAGTAACTGGAATCTGTCCCTGCAGGGTGAAAGCGTGCAGGGCCTGGCTGGTTACTGCACCCAGGGGCCAGGCTAATCTTCACAGGACAGACTCCCTTCGAATTCTGACTAACTGGATTTTGCAAGATTCACCACCGACCTTAAAAGCTTTGGTCTATCCCACTTGCTTCCGAGCTGCAGTGGTTCtgcttattttctgttgataaagaaaaaactgtctagtaaaatatattcaaaatgaGCAGAAGTagatacaataaaaaatttttaaaaaacaagtacCGTTTCAAGCTATggtagaaacaaagaaaagaagattaACAAATGTTTCTCTCCCAGGACCAGATGTTAATTTTGATAAACTGCAATCTGCATTTGACCAAAAGTGGCTTTGCGTGTATGCTACAGTTTATGCTAGACAACTTGACATCACGTTCATCTGACCACTAGGTGGAAGAATACCACCATTATTAAGGCTGCTGTTAAACACAACACCCACTAAGTGCACTTAGAAAATAGTCCTGGGAATTTAGCAACCAGCTTTTCTACCAGCACACAGGAACTGTGCCTCCGTTGAGGCATTTCATGCTGTTCTTATGACTTCTCTATTCTCAGAGATACAGAAGAGGAGTATCTGTGTAGGCAGAAACCTGAGGGTGAAAGCCCACAGGCATTCCCACCACTGACCTTTAAGACGGATCACTGTAGTGAGATGATGCATTTTACAGCCCTCTGCTGCtgattaaaagtaaagaaaaccGACTGCAGATAATGAATGTGCATAGTTCAAGGATAAACAAGGTTACATGTGGGAGTAGGAGAACGCTTAATGTTTTTGATCACTGCTATGTTAAAAATGCTCAACTTGCTCTCTGACATGAAATCACAATCTGTTCTTAATGTGACCAAAACATGCTGCCTGGAGTcataatttgtaaaaactgaatcaTGAGGATGGTCTAGAGCGCCTCACCTCTAACCTTTAAGTCGCATTTCTAAGATCCCAGGAGGCTAACGTGCTAGGaagcatctttttttaacaaccGTCCTGCCTCGCTTCGATCATTGTGATGTTTACATAAATTCACCCACCGCCTGTTTTTACATATGTTGGATGCTGTCAATCATGGTGCATTAAAGTTGTAAGGCTTTCACTGTAATTTATATTGTTTTGGTAATGCATTGGTGTATTTTTATCTATAAAGCTGCCCAGTCACAGGCTACACTTTCAGCTCTCCTTTGGTTTTCCATTAGTAAATGTcacaacttggaaaaaaaagaaagcattttctCACTCTAATGCTTTAATGTGAAACACTAAAGCAGGATCTGAAACTTTCCACTTTTATTCCTTTGGAACAACTCAAATTTCttaagacaaaaagagaaatcttcTCATGAAAGCTACTCTTGTTTTTACCTAATTTAATTTAACGTTTATATCAAAGCAGGTTTCACTTGTAAATGAGAGCTTGGATCTCAATGAGATACcgtgtataaataaataaaaacacacattcagaaaACAGCAGCGCACAACTCACAGAGCCCATGTATCAAGTCTACATggtgaaataattttgattccTTTCCCCCTCGGGGGTTGTTGATTCTGGTGTAAATGCTCTTCGCAGCTGTTCGGTTTTCACACCGCTGCAGCTGTGGGAAATGTTTATCccttttcagctgcagcagattgaAGGCAGCCTTCACCAGCCTGCTCAAGTGTGACCATGCATGCTTTCCGTTTTTCCACCAGACACGGGAAGAATGCCACCTTAAACTTTTAACATCTTAAATCGCACCACGCActtgtttaatgaaaataagatttttaaaaatgatttttgtgagCTTCCCCTTTGTTCATTATGTATTTCTGGTACATTACAGCCTCCATggttaaaatgtgcaaaaatctgTACTATTCACcacagttgcaaaaaaaaagacagaaaaatacaacttttgaACTAAGTATCTTTAATTATTTGGGTAAAAATACAGcaatttcacaaagaaaaaaaaaacgtggctGCAGTTGCACCCCTACAACTTGTATTATATAAAcataactttttcaaattttttctgttattttgggGTAGAAATACATGACAGACAACCATTTTCTATGCCACTCTTCTAAATGAGCAATCCAAGAGAACATATTCCAACAAGAAAGATGTGTAACACTCATGTCATGAATTggttacaacaaaaaatactcaCCTAACCTGTATACATTTATCTGGACACCTGGAtatgaattacttttttttttagttttcctgGTATTCTGGTTTTTGAATGTGatactttctttgttttttaaaataaaataaaataataataataataattgacattattattgttatataaTTATAGGTTATCACCTCTAACCTTTAAGTCACATTTATCCAGAAGTTGTATTAACTTCTGGATAAATTGTTGCAACTTCTTTCTTAGAtatttatttggttgtttttatattgtttattttcctccagtttctttttaaagtctaatTGGCTGTGAATACAACAGTCAGACCTCAGtcacatgaaataaatatagattttgctatgatttttttctctgaagatTTGGTTTGTCTCATATTTTCTAGTAAGagcaacaattaaaacatttaaaataaatgtaactgtgTTAAGGGAGGATGACTCATTTGGTGGTAAAGAGGTTCACTAGCATAGCAATAAAAAGGGATTTATTTTCAGGCTTTGCTACCAGGTGtgtctgaaattattttccatCCTAAATTCATGAGTAAACTgttaaaaagctgtaaaatgtgGTAC
The DNA window shown above is from Poecilia reticulata strain Guanapo linkage group LG14, Guppy_female_1.0+MT, whole genome shotgun sequence and carries:
- the il13ra2 gene encoding interleukin-13 receptor subunit alpha-2; the protein is MANKSGVLHSLMLIFITWRGSMRCCAITVDPPEDLAVLDSGRLGQMQITWSPPSCLTKMTECLSQYQLEYFNTYKNNWEILRTPRRTYSAQFDPSKDVHIRVYTILNGECTNNTMIMSKNCTEMILKPPSTGLLGTEAKAFICVYHNMENLECSWTRGLKTPPSALQNLYVWHRSLDQAVECPSYILSGGVRKGCNFPGKSLPEFTDIYFCVNGSSREGPLKATFFSLQIQNQVKVTTPDKLHLQTSSDTELEFHWENPTGRLPAHCLEWEVRHHHVGADGKISLNHIHTEKPRLTLPFSNSSRRNCFKVRSRLNSYCVDQSFWSDWSHETCHPDVDSRETTLGPEMNSVSIYIYIAVVIIVVLVVCLCVWAAVNMRKSGPQKKVDSLLPKLLTNNLTQRVSKIYSGNKICTDVVI